A DNA window from Flavisolibacter ginsenosidimutans contains the following coding sequences:
- a CDS encoding CHAT domain-containing protein — protein MLLLFLVVCFALSQKAATSYDTLLNQYATAQDYYDKATNLSFAKEYGPREEALEKEWNRKALAGFTALYRQIPKISLYDSLLFYTAFRIGELQHYFENFSEAVAGYKEAIRSKEKSSLPDSVLFKPLLYAGIIFYNQNKFDTAVQFFKQAEKIDAAYANKLSEGERLYNITGVLYYEQGNYKQAGNYFQKALQVLSKSNPYYNELFVNYNINLAQLYLRLEEYKKANDIYQKLIPRKANLNEIYHNIGSLNLLQGEAAEAIYYFRKVHFQNNKITRLYNSMGNAFFKLNEFDSASFYFQKAVDAYRSLGANSDPIGYGSVLKSLGDYHDHFNHYNEALRYYQKAIHQFYPAYNHESVANNPEQFSGVFSYINLFGVLNAKAEVWHALYLQNKDSNAAQQELAVYQSAFKLIDYVERTYESDEARLFLTKTIHAVHDKPINVAFELYQQTGNKKYLSLLYSFDQQNKATVLALNRQLNTPLAENTSLAVQKEMRIKQEITRLSIRSAQATDSAQLATFNNSIRDYEIELGKLQENLSAKEAVQGSKVLSLSSLQSLLDGKTVLISYHLSPEQLTTLVVTKNGADCYQQALPAGFNNLLQNEILSLKIPSAKPTTAQNPALYDLLLSHVPLAETEQLIIVPDDVLTYLPFESLQGKEGKFLVQRTAVQYQFSTALLQKNTTDFSAAKTLSFAPFAHRSSTGFSTLPASEQEIKGTEGKQFFDTAATKEKFLAYSEAFPVVHLATHAVANNSADNLSYVVFSPTQTGDNLLYAQEIYNLRLQNTGLVILSACETGAGSLAKGEGVLSLSRAFAYAGCPNIITSLWKADDFSTAYLTTRIHQYLDKGLCIAKAVQAAKIDYLADKTINPRLKQPYYWSHLVFVGAYSPEKNLGWIWFLFAGILLLPAFLFYKIKSRKAGP, from the coding sequence TTGCTTCTGCTCTTTCTTGTTGTCTGCTTTGCCCTGTCGCAAAAAGCCGCAACGAGTTATGATACGTTGTTGAACCAGTACGCAACTGCACAGGACTATTATGACAAAGCCACGAACCTAAGTTTCGCAAAAGAATACGGCCCCAGAGAGGAAGCTTTAGAAAAAGAATGGAACCGCAAGGCCTTGGCAGGCTTTACCGCACTGTACCGGCAAATCCCAAAAATTTCACTTTACGACTCTTTACTTTTTTATACCGCCTTTCGGATTGGTGAGCTTCAACATTATTTTGAAAATTTCAGCGAGGCCGTTGCCGGTTACAAAGAAGCCATTCGCAGCAAAGAAAAAAGCAGCTTGCCGGATTCTGTTTTGTTTAAACCCCTTTTGTACGCCGGAATTATTTTCTACAACCAAAACAAGTTTGATACGGCCGTACAATTTTTCAAACAGGCGGAAAAAATAGACGCGGCCTACGCCAATAAACTATCCGAAGGCGAACGGTTGTATAACATCACCGGCGTGCTTTATTACGAGCAGGGCAATTACAAACAAGCCGGAAATTATTTTCAAAAAGCCTTGCAGGTTTTATCCAAATCAAACCCTTATTACAACGAATTGTTTGTAAACTACAACATCAACCTGGCACAGCTTTATTTGCGCCTTGAAGAATACAAAAAGGCAAACGACATTTACCAAAAGCTGATACCCCGAAAGGCCAACCTCAACGAGATCTACCACAACATCGGCTCACTGAATTTATTGCAGGGCGAAGCCGCAGAAGCGATTTATTATTTCCGAAAAGTTCATTTTCAAAACAACAAAATCACCCGGCTATACAACAGCATGGGCAATGCTTTTTTTAAATTGAACGAATTTGATTCGGCAAGTTTTTATTTTCAAAAAGCGGTTGACGCCTATCGCTCACTCGGCGCCAACAGCGATCCAATTGGTTATGGCTCGGTCCTGAAAAGTCTCGGCGATTATCACGATCATTTCAATCATTACAACGAAGCACTTCGCTATTATCAAAAAGCCATTCACCAATTTTACCCGGCTTACAACCACGAAAGCGTTGCCAACAACCCCGAACAGTTTTCCGGTGTATTTTCCTACATCAACTTGTTTGGTGTTTTAAACGCAAAAGCAGAGGTCTGGCATGCGCTGTATCTTCAAAACAAAGACAGCAACGCGGCACAGCAAGAGTTGGCCGTTTATCAATCGGCTTTTAAATTAATTGACTACGTTGAACGTACTTACGAAAGCGATGAAGCCCGCCTCTTTCTTACGAAAACAATTCATGCCGTTCACGACAAGCCCATCAACGTTGCCTTTGAATTGTACCAACAGACCGGCAACAAAAAATATCTGTCTCTTCTTTATTCTTTTGACCAGCAAAACAAGGCTACCGTGCTTGCGCTTAACCGGCAATTGAATACGCCTCTTGCTGAAAACACGTCGCTTGCGGTACAAAAAGAAATGCGCATCAAACAAGAGATTACCCGCCTCTCCATCCGGTCGGCGCAGGCAACGGACAGCGCACAATTGGCAACGTTTAACAACAGCATCCGCGATTATGAAATTGAACTTGGGAAACTCCAGGAAAACCTTTCGGCAAAAGAAGCGGTGCAAGGAAGCAAAGTTCTTTCGCTTTCTTCTTTGCAATCGCTGCTGGACGGCAAAACGGTGCTGATTTCTTATCACCTTTCACCCGAACAATTGACCACGCTTGTTGTGACAAAGAACGGTGCGGATTGTTATCAGCAAGCACTGCCCGCCGGGTTCAACAATTTGTTGCAGAATGAAATTCTTTCTTTAAAGATACCTTCGGCAAAACCCACAACGGCGCAAAATCCCGCGTTGTATGATTTGCTTTTGTCGCATGTGCCGCTGGCAGAAACCGAACAGTTAATCATTGTTCCCGACGACGTGCTGACCTATCTGCCGTTTGAAAGCCTGCAGGGCAAAGAAGGCAAATTCCTGGTGCAACGGACCGCCGTTCAATACCAGTTTTCCACGGCCCTGCTCCAAAAAAATACAACCGATTTTTCGGCTGCAAAAACACTTTCGTTTGCACCGTTTGCACATCGCTCTTCAACCGGTTTTTCAACGCTGCCCGCATCTGAACAGGAAATAAAAGGCACAGAAGGGAAACAGTTTTTTGATACGGCGGCAACGAAAGAAAAATTTTTAGCGTACAGCGAGGCGTTTCCCGTTGTGCATTTGGCCACGCATGCTGTGGCGAACAACAGCGCCGATAACCTTTCTTATGTTGTTTTTTCACCAACGCAAACAGGTGACAACCTTTTGTACGCCCAAGAGATTTACAACCTGCGCTTGCAAAATACCGGCCTTGTTATTTTAAGTGCTTGCGAAACCGGCGCCGGCAGCCTGGCAAAAGGCGAAGGCGTGCTAAGCCTCAGCCGTGCCTTTGCGTACGCGGGTTGCCCTAACATCATTACTTCACTTTGGAAAGCCGATGATTTTTCAACGGCTTATTTAACTACCCGCATTCATCAATACCTGGACAAAGGACTTTGCATTGCCAAAGCCGTGCAAGCTGCTAAAATTGACTACCTGGCCGACAAAACAATCAACCCGCGGCTGAAGCAACCTTACTATTGGTCACACCTTGTTTTCGTTGGCGCTTATTCGCCCGAAAAAAATCTTGGATGGATTTGGTTTTTGTTTGCCGGAATTTTGCTTTTGCCCGCTTTTCTTTTTTACAAAATAAAGTCCCGCAAAGCGGGACCTTAG